From Toxotes jaculatrix isolate fToxJac2 chromosome 1, fToxJac2.pri, whole genome shotgun sequence, a single genomic window includes:
- the LOC121181074 gene encoding CD81 antigen-like, with amino-acid sequence MGVEGCTKCIKYMLFFFNFIFWLAGGVILGVALWLRHDPQTSNLLDLQFDGTQAPSTFYISVHILIAVGAVMMVVGFLGCYGAIQESQCLLGTFFVCLVILFACEVAAGIWGFMHKDTVSKEMINFYDSVYDKAMTQSLTDQDKKKAAASVLKVFHETLSCCGKGQGTFFLTQITDTLGVTDLCPASGQKINCHTRIQELFSDKIYLIGIAALVVAVIMIFEMIFSMVLCCGIRNSPVY; translated from the exons ATGGGAGTCGAAGGTTGCACCAAATGCATCAAGTACATGCTTTTCTTCTTCAACTTCATCTTCTGG CTTGCAGGAGGTGTAATCCTGGGTGTGGCCCTGTGGTTGAGACATGACCCTCAGACAAGCAACCTGCTGGACCTCCAGTTTGATGGAACCCAGGCCCCCAGCACCTTCTACATCA GTGTCCACATCTTGATTGCTGTTGGGGCAGTGATGATGGTGGTCGGTTTCCTCGGGTGCTATGGTGCCATCCAGGAGTCCCAGTGTCTATTAGGAACT TTCTTCGTCTGCCTGGTCATCCTGTTCGCCTGTGAGGTTGCAGCTGGAATCTGGGGCTTCATGCACAAAGACACT GTGTCAAAGGAGATGATCAACTTCTATGACTCTGTATATGACAAGGCCATGACACAGAGCCTCACTGACCAGGACAAGAAAAAGGCTGCTGCATCTGTCCTCAAGGTCTTCCATGAGACG ctgagctgctgtggtAAAGGCCAGGGGACCTTTTTCCTGACACAGATTACAGACACACTCGGCGTGACCGACCTCTGCCCCGCCAGCGGACAAAAAATT aaCTGCCACACCAGGATCCAGGAATTGTTCTCAGATAAGATTTATCTGATTGGTATCGCCGCTCTGGTGGTTGCAGTGATTATG ATCTTTGAGATGATCTTCAGCATGGTGTTGTGCTGCGGGATCCGCAACAGTCCAGTGTACTAA